The window CCGGAACGTCGTCGAATCCCTCTACCAACCAGGTCGGCTGTTCGGCCTCAATGGTCCTTCGCCACTCCGGTTCTTCCCGGCGGCACACAATGAGGCTGGCTATGCCGTTCAGCCGGGCAATGCAGGCATCGTTGGGCGTGTCACCAATGAGAATGATATCGGCCAGACCAAAGGATTCATGCAGCACATCCCACGCCCGCTCCCGGGCAATCCACGGCAGGTCCTCACGGGAATGGCCGTCATTGCCGAATACGCCAAAGCTAAACCGGTCCCATAGTCCGGTACCGGCGAGCTTGATTCGGGCACCCCGCTCCACATTGCCCGTGAGCAGGGCCGGCACCCAATCCTCATCGATGCAGGCCTGCACCAGGGTCTCGGCACCGGGAAAGACCTTTACCGCATCGGACGGCGGCAGGCGTTCTTCCAACAGCATCAAAAAGTGCTCCAGGATACCGTTGATCTCGCCATCGGTCGGACTGGTGTTGGAACCATAACGGAGCAGAGCATTACGAATGATAATGGGATCAGTGAGGCCAGCCACATCAAAGAAGGTGAGTTCGATTTCCACGCCCAGGAAGTGGGAGATGGCTTCAGCCATAGCCCGCCTGGGTATCAGGCCGGGGGTAATAAGGGTGCCGTCTACGTCGAAAA of the Candidatus Neomarinimicrobiota bacterium genome contains:
- a CDS encoding HAD family hydrolase — protein: MSQRKLILFDVDGTLITPGLIPRRAMAEAISHFLGVEIELTFFDVAGLTDPIIIRNALLRYGSNTSPTDGEINGILEHFLMLLEERLPPSDAVKVFPGAETLVQACIDEDWVPALLTGNVERGARIKLAGTGLWDRFSFGVFGNDGHSREDLPWIARERAWDVLHESFGLADIILIGDTPNDACIARLNGIASLIVCRREEPEWRRTIEAEQPTWLVEGFDDVPGLIRLLKGERP